A region of the Yarrowia lipolytica chromosome 1C, complete sequence genome:
GGTCAAGCAGGTGTTTGGAGGATTGGTTCATCAGCAGTGCTACTCATTGACGAGCTGACAGACCGAGATGAAGCCCGGTGTAGTCGATGGACTAAAGCAGGCTGGAAACCAACCGACACCAAATGAGAAACTGACCAAATAAGAGACAACTAACACCGCCAACTACAGTGTCACTGACACCaactgtacagtacgaaaGGCTACAATCAACCACTGTCGAGTAAAGCCCAAGTCTGGCACTTGAGACTTAGAATGTATAGGTAATGAATTACGAGTATTTATCCACTATGCTGAACCCAACAGATCAAGGTATCCACACTCGTGCCTTGAACAGAAAACAGGGCTCATAGATAGTGCGTAGCACGAACCCCAAAGATCTTGGTATATAATACCACACCTCTCTCACTCAACCCATCctgcgtcacgtgatgataATGTCCGGTAATGTAACTAAAGGACAAGAGGGGGAACTCTGGGTTCCATTTCAGATGGAGACTATGATAAGTGGGGTGATGTATAGCTGCAAGTAGTCATATTTTGAAAATCTGAGACTCCTGAACTAATACAATACGTATATatggttgttttttttaaacATATCATCGATATCCTTTcagatggtgttgatgCTGAGAAGGTGTATCCTTTTTTCCAAGATTTTCCCCAGTTCAAAAAAATCAATAAAtttaaataaaaaaaaatcgaaaCAAATTCGAATGAAATTTAAAAAATTCGAAAAATCAATAAAACAACATATCAAAATAAATGTATCCCATATTACCACCATTGAGTCTCGTAATTACGTCATataatacttgtaccgcCCCATATTGAGATCTCCCTCCCGTGCGGCTCAACAATTAATAAAGTTTTCCAGACATACGCCCGATTCAAAACTTATTCAATAGTGGCAACCCGTCGATTTAGTGTCTACTGAAAGAGTAGAAAATGGCCACTATCGCTGTTATTGTAAGGAAAGTGTCTCTTAtaactcacgtgacccgaaAAATACACTTGGCTTCCCCCATTATAGTGGCGAACTCATTTTGTATCGGTTTGGCAAAGTTCAGGCGTCAGGGTTAGGGTcccacaccaccacaagaTTCTAGAAGATTCAGCTGGGGTCTTGCAGGTTGGGATATAAGAGGGCTGCTGCCTTTTTCGACCCCATACCGAGACTCTGAAAGAACACTTAAAATGTCTGCTGACGAAGTGAGTATTGAAAGGGAAATGCGACACTGGATGAGAATGCGACCCAGAAGAGAAGGTGACACAATTGGGGTGATTTGGACCTGATTCGGTGGGTTTTTGAGTGACTTTGACACAGTCACGAGGCCATGATCTAGCTGTCCCTATAATCAATGGTTTTACAGAACTGTTGACTGTGGGACACTGTGGTGCAATGATGATTGTACGGTGGTGACGTGGTGATGGTAATGGTCCAAAGACCGTTCAATGATGGCAAACGTGACAATTGGTGTTGGATTGTCTTGACATATTTTTGAGATGGACACGGAGTACTAGAACTCCCTTCTTATGACACTCCAACCATGTCGCTTTGATTGCTATCAATGGGTCCCACTACCCCCATTGCCCGTCACAGTTTCAAACTCACATCTGACTGTGTCTGCTTCTGCCGTTATTCGCGGACCCCCAGCTTTCTCCCCCTGGCTccatactaacacagctcAAAGCTCAAGGAAACGCAGCCTTTGCTGCTAAGGACTTCCCTACCGCCATTGACCACTtcaccaaggccattgaAGCCTCTCCCACCCCTAACCACGTGCTCTACTCCAACAGATCCGCCTGTCACTCTTCTCTGAAGAACTTCGACGatgctctcaaggacgcccAGTCTTGTATTGACATCAACCCCCAGTGGGCTAAGGGCTACGGTCGAAAGGGTGCTGCCCTGCACGGAAAGGGCGATCTGATTGGCGCCAAGGATGCCTACGAGGAGGGTCTCAAGCTGGACCCCTCCAACGCCCAGAACAAGGCTGGTCTGGAGTCTGTCGAGCGAGCCATCATGGCCGAGGCCCAGGGCGACGGCACTACCCCCGATATGGGTCTTGGTGACATGTTCTCCAACCCCGCCAATCTTGCCAAGCTGGCCTCCGACcccgaggtcaaggagtACATGAAGGACCCTGAGTTTGTTAAGAAGCTCGGCGAACTGCAGAAGAACCCCATGGCTGCTCTCTCAGGCATGCAGCAGGACCCCCGACTCATGAAGGCTATGGCTCTGATGCTCGGTATTCCCACCGACATGCAGGGCAAGGCTTCTGAGGACAAGGCTGCCCACGACGCCCAGCAGGACGTTGAGATGAAGGACTCTGAGCCGGCCAAGCCCGCCGAGGCCCCCAAGGCTGCCCCCAAGACCGAATCTAAGCCCGCCGCCGAGCCTGTGtccgacgagaagaagcaggccgatgaggagaaggctctCGGAAACACCGCTTACAAGGCCCACAAGTTCGACGAGGCCATTGCTCACTACAACAAGGCTTACTCCATCCACGAGGATATCACCTACCTCAACAACCGAGCCGCCgccgagtttgagaaggGTGACTACGAGACATGCATTAAGACCTGCGAGGAGGCCATCACCAAGGGCCGGGAGGTGTTTGCCGACTACAAAGTGCTGGCCAAGTCGTTTTCGCGATGCGCCACCGCCTATGTCAAGCTCGATAACTTGCCCAAGGCTATTGAGCTGTACAACCGGGCTCTCACCGAGCACCGAACCCCCGATACTCTTTCCAAGCTGCGAGCCGCTGAGAAGGATCTTAAGAACAAGGAGACCCAAGCCTACATTGATCctgccaaggccgaggaggcccGAGAGGAAGGTaaggagaagtttgctGCCGGCGACTGGCCCGGCGCTGTTAAGGCTTACACCGAGATGATCAAGCGAGCTCCCGAGAACCCCATTGGTTATTCCAACCGAGCTGCTGCCCTTGCCAAGCTCATGTCTTTCCCCGAGGCTGTGGTTGACTGTGATGCTGCCATTTCCAAGGACCCCTCATTCATCCGAGCCTACATCCGAAAGGCTAACGCCTACTTTGCCATGCGAGAGTACTCCAAGTGTGTGGACACCTGCACTGCAGCCCTTGAGcacgacaaggagggcaagTCCAAGGCCGAGATTGAGGCTCTGCAGTACAAGGCCATGTCTGCTCGATTCCAGGCCCAGGAGGGCGAGACTCCCGAGGAGACCATGGAGCGAGCTTCCAAGGATCCCGAAATCGTGCAGATTCTGCAGGACCCCATCATGTCGTCTATTCTCAACCAGGCTCGGGAGAACCCCGCCGCTCTGCAGGACCACATGAAGAATCCCGAGGTTGCCCGGAAGGTCCAGTTGCTGGTTGCCGCCGGTATTATTAGAACTCGATAAGAGAATCGAAGCACGAAGCAGACAACGTCCTATGTTGAATTGCTGGGACTATGTACAGATGTTATTTAATGATATGTTTGAAGATGTTTGAGGTAATAGATCAGTTGAAGAGTTTTTTTACGAGCAGCTGCAATACGTTCACGCAGTGTAAGTTAGCCGGTATTGATGTTGGAGTTCCTCACAGGTGCtgtttgtactgtattacAGATACAGTAGTGAATTATATGTACTAGGCAGCTTGTTAAGGGTTAGAAGCAATCAAACCGTGTGTGTTCGAACGTTTGAACACTTCCGCACTGCTTTTGTCATTGGTTACATCTGAAAGCTACTAAAGTAGTGAGTCAACTTCAACAAAAATGTTACCGCTGAACGACCCAAAAGAAGGCAGTTGATAAAGAGAAACCTTGatggaagaaaaaaaccagTCCCTTGGTGTGACATTCTTGTTAATATTGGTGTCTACTTATTGAAGATATAGTGAATAAACGACTTACAGTCACTTCTAGGGACACCACGTTCCGATAGTAGCGcacacccttctggttTGTGcttgctcttctccaaaaagagattctagatcagTGGATAAACCTATCTACTACGACCAGGATGGTTCCTCTCATCATTATATGAGGAATTGGCCAGGTATTACAACCGAGTATTACCTTCAACACTACTTTCTCTACATTCTTTGAATGTAGGTAGTACTCCTAGCACAGCAGTAAAAAcgaaagtacaagtgcaaaGTACATCGTATTCAGTTATTTCAGTAATTTTAAATGTAATGTTCATGACAGAAATATCAGATTTAAGCTGGGTTGTTGGCGTTCAAtcattttatttattcatttATTCTAGCTCATTTCTATTTATTCTAGCTCATTTCTATTTATTCTAGCTCATTTCTATTTATTCTAGAGCATTTCTATTTATTCTAGAGCATTTCTATCTATTCTAGGGAATTTCGATTTATTCTAGGAaattttttgttttttcaaTGGTAGGGAAATACATTTTGctttttaaaaaaaaagaaaattgGATCTAGTGAATaatactttttttttcttatTCTAGGGAAATACATTTCAGCTAATTCAGCTAGACAATGTTATTATACCCGGAAAATCGGGATTTGGATTCGGGTTGTTCTGAAGTGCGCAATGACATTCGTTGTTCGCTTGTTCAcgtaatttttttttttttaattttattattttaaTGAATGCtttcttgtctttttttaatattattattattctaatgattccGCGCACATGACTTATTTGGCCCTTCAAAACGTCCTACgctcttttctttctctgTAAGATCCGATCGCCTCTTATCTGCGGAATAGTTCTCAGTCGGTAGATTGTCGCTGTCTAATCTAACCGTTGCTCGCTGTCTGTAATACGTTCACAGGCTGGTGATAACTTGTCTTATTCATCATACATAAATGTCCTTCTTATACTACCATCCTCCGGGTGGGTCCCAGTTGGGAGCCACAGTCACACctgcacgtgaccggcACCATCCCAAGCCCTTAGTAAGCGACTTGGTCCTTACATTCTCAACggttgcggccatatcctggtgaaaatacggcttcccgtccgatcagccatagtcaagcaccagagagcctagttagtattgtagtgggagaccatacgagaatcctgggtgctgcaatccttttttttttcgctTCATGAGCGAAGCTTGTGGGGATGTTTTCCTTCTGTCGGgcttttgtttttctgtGGGTCTCTTGTAATTTTCTTTGTTCCAATTTTAAGTTTCAATTTTAAGCTCATATAAGGTTTCTACTAGTGGGTCTATAAAACAATAACACCTCAAATAACAGTTTCTAATGGGAGTTTAAGTAAATTTAAAGATTGTAAATATACAGCCAAAGGCTTATTTTGTATTTAGATAACATCCGACTtacatctccacctcttGACGCCATTTTCAAAATGTCCGACATTGAGGCTAATGTAACCTTAACTGTATTAAGCTCGAATACGAGTATTCACttgatacaagtacagtatttcCTTTTGTTGAGTGGTTGTTGGAGGGGCGATTTTTGTgtaaaataaaatattGTGTGAATCTTCTTGATACTCTGAGAAAAATGGTGTACTTATTTTGTTCATAGTGATATATTCTGAGATTAAATACCCTTGTATGGTGTTGTGCGATGACTCTTTTAAGACTGTTGGCGTAGTTTAACAGAAAAGATATAGATTATCTAAACACAAGTTGTAGActcttcatctccttccCTTGCTTTGCCTGACAAGATTTCCGAGTCTCGATCGCCAAACTGTGAGGTGAGGCGTCGACTAAAGATGGGTCTCGTCAGGGTTCATTGTCACTTAATGAAAATCTGGCGACAACAAAACGGACCCTGAGCTTGGTAAacattgagcagctgcaAAAACTGAACTCGTTTCGAATTTTGAGAGTTGGGGGTTGCTACGAGACACCTGTGCGCTATGTTACCAAGACGGTGGACAAAGACAACATTTGTCCTCAACAGAATCAGAGCTGACGTCCAGAAGATCTCCTCTTGTTTCCGCACTGTTATCGATAATCTACAAAAGAACTCACGGACTCGGTCTCGTTTATGACATCCACTCTTGAACTCCAACACGTCCACAACACACTCCTTCAGCCGAACTCACACCTCGTTCGTCAACACGCCCTGTGTAGACGACACGATAGTCCACAGCTAGTTCTCC
Encoded here:
- a CDS encoding uncharacterized protein (Compare to YALI0C08987g, similar to uniprot|P15705 Saccharomyces cerevisiae YOR027W Heat shock protein STI1): MSADELKAQGNAAFAAKDFPTAIDHFTKAIEASPTPNHVLYSNRSACHSSLKNFDDALKDAQSCIDINPQWAKGYGRKGAALHGKGDLIGAKDAYEEGLKLDPSNAQNKAGLESVERAIMAEAQGDGTTPDMGLGDMFSNPANLAKLASDPEVKEYMKDPEFVKKLGELQKNPMAALSGMQQDPRLMKAMALMLGIPTDMQGKASEDKAAHDAQQDVEMKDSEPAKPAEAPKAAPKTESKPAAEPVSDEKKQADEEKALGNTAYKAHKFDEAIAHYNKAYSIHEDITYLNNRAAAEFEKGDYETCIKTCEEAITKGREVFADYKVLAKSFSRCATAYVKLDNLPKAIELYNRALTEHRTPDTLSKLRAAEKDLKNKETQAYIDPAKAEEAREEGKEKFAAGDWPGAVKAYTEMIKRAPENPIGYSNRAAALAKLMSFPEAVVDCDAAISKDPSFIRAYIRKANAYFAMREYSKCVDTCTAALEHDKEGKSKAEIEALQYKAMSARFQAQEGETPEETMERASKDPEIVQILQDPIMSSILNQARENPAALQDHMKNPEVARKVQLLVAAGIIRTR